From a single Oreochromis niloticus isolate F11D_XX linkage group LG3, O_niloticus_UMD_NMBU, whole genome shotgun sequence genomic region:
- the LOC109202526 gene encoding uncharacterized protein K02A2.6-like, with the protein MATIGSLTEFAEGDGDWIEYVERLEHFFLANDISDEGKKRSVLLSACGARTYKLIRNLTTPRKPGDFSFKELVTLVQNHHCPKPSVIVQRFKFHTHSRKPGVSVAAYVTELRQLSEHCEFGGVLDDMLRDRLVCGINDDGMQRRLLGEPTLDFKKALEIAQAIETAANNTKDIRKANNNMQSTEVHHVSQSVRGKPRELLECYRCGGAHFAKDCVFKDSTCHNCKKKGHLAKKCRGTKEKSKKEWKTKHKLNTHHLQSMAPEEDERVFNMFNLVGFNKCHAEPIYATIQVNGKELQMEVDTGASASVISQATYHSLWHSGGAPALQATEISLRQYTGECIPLLGAIEVHAAYQGQEAAATLLVVEGEGPSLLGRDLLQKIHLNWREIRYVTVIAELLGKYADVFKNELGTLRGTTVKLCVDPFARPRFFKPRTVPYAMKAKVEAELERLQQIGVIEPIEFSDWAAPIVPVLKEDGGVRICGDYKLTVNQASQLDAYPLPRVDDLFATLAGGQTFTKLDMSHAYQQLLLDEESKKYVTINTHKGLFKYNRLVFGVASSPAIFQRTMDNLLQNIPGVAVYLDDILVTGKTEEEHLRNLEQVLKKLSEAGLRLKRSKCVFQAPSVTYLGHRISAQGLSPLEEKVRAVKEAPSPKNVAELRSFLGLVNYYGKFLPDLSSMLAPLYGLLHKDSQWRWSQAQEKAFRRVKELLQSAPLLVHFDPEKEVVLSCDASPYGIGAVLSHRMEEGEEKPVGYASRTLTAAEKGYSQLEKEGLAIVFAVKRFHQYLYGRPFTVVTDHKPLLSLFSETKGIPPMASARVQRWALTLSAYQYRIVYKAGPENANADAFSRLPLPEVPDQSSMPPETVFLLDRLANSPVCAKNIKAWTERDPELSQVKQWLLQGWPATVEQDQLKPYAKRQQELGVQDGCILWGSRVIVPPPGRSQIIEVLHEAHPGISRMKSLARSFVWWPGMDSALEDKVKACSQCQSNQKMPPPAPLHPWEWPGRPWSRLHLDFAGPFLGHMFLVLVDAHSKWLDAHITPTITAPVVTDTLRRIFATHGLPEAVVTDNGPTFTSGVFQEFMERNGIRHIRTAPYHPASNGLAERAVETLKDGLKKMPGLSIEKRLCRFLFQYRITPHTTTGLSPAELLMGRKPRSHLDLLRPDVGARVTQSQSGQKVRHDLHARGCVFKHGDCVYIKNFTGGSQWLPGIIHHSSGPVSFVVELLDGRRVRRHKDHVRARTDGAGKRAQSGLHAHGGNGAVDIVGPQSGSPGGEVMSAAPEIGIGSSVSPEGLVEQSKSPEPNPATGAQQAPSLENPAAGLRRSKRQHKPPDRLNC; encoded by the coding sequence ATGGCTACGATCGGATCGCTCACGGAGTTCGCCGAGGGAGACGGCGACTGGATTGAATATGTCGAGAGGCTGGAACACTTTTTCTTGGCAAACGACATTTCGgacgaaggaaaaaaaaggtcagTTCTTCTCAGTGCGTGTGGAGCGAGGACCTACAAGTTGATACGCAACCTGACGACGCCTAGGAAACCCGGGGACTTCAGTTTCAAAGAACTGGTGACGTTGGTGCAAAATCATCACTGCCCGAAACCCTCCGTGATTGTTCAGCGGTTCAAATTCCACACTCATTCACGCAAGCCGGGAGTTTCGGTGGCTGCGTATGTGACGGAGCTGAGACAGCTATCGGAGCACTGTGAGTTTGGAGGCGTGCTGGATGACATGCTCCGCGACAGGTTGGTGTGTGGTATAAATGATGATGGCATGCAGCGTCGGTTGTTAGGGGAGCCCACACTGGACTTTAAGAAAGCTTTAGAAATTGCTCAGGCAATAGAAACGGCAGCTAATAACACTAAAGACATTCGGAAAGCTAACAACAATATGCAATcaaccgaggtgcatcatgtgTCTCAGAGTGTGAGGGGCAAACCGAGGGAGCTTTTGGAGTGTTACCGGTGTGGGGGAGCACACTTTGCCAAGGACTGTGTTTTCAAAGACAGTACCTGCCATAACTGCAAGAAAAAGGGGCACTTAGCCAAGAAATGCAGGGGCACtaaggagaaatcaaagaaggaatggaagacaaaacacaaactaaacacaCATCACCTGCAGAGCATGGCGCCTGAGGAGGATGAGCGTGTTTTCAACATGTTTAATCTAGTTGGCTTTAATAAGTGCCATGCGGAGCCCATCTATGCCACTATCCAGGTAAATGGGAAGGAGCTACAAATGGAGGTGGATACAGGGGCCTCAGCTTCCGTGATCAGCCAAGCCACCTACCACAGCTTGTGGCACTCGGGCGGGGCACCAGCTCTCCAAGCGACTGAGATAAGCCTGAGACAGTACACGGGTGAATGCATTCCCCTGCTTGGTGCCATAGAGGTGCATGCAGCCTATCAGGGTCAAGAAGCTGCAGCAACACTACTGGTGGTGGAAGGGGAGGGGCCTAGTCTGCTGGGTCGTGACCTTCTGCAGAAAATCCACCTGAACTGGAGGGAAATCAGGTATGTTACTGTAATAGCAGAATTACTGGGAAAGTATGCTGATGTGTTCAAGAATGAATTGGGCACTCTCCGGGGCACCACTGTGAAGCTGTGTGTGGATCCTTTTGCCCGGCCACGCTTTTTCAAACCACGCACTGTACCATACGCCATGAAGGCCAAGGTGGAAGCAGAGTTGGAGAGACTACAACAGATAGGGGTCATTGAGCCAATAGAGTTCTCGGACTGGGCAGCCCCGATTGTACCAGTGTTGAAGGAGGACGGAGGGGTGCGTATATGCGGTGATTACAAACTGACAGTAAACCAAGCCTCTCAGCTCGACGCCTACCCTCTGCCTCGAGTGGATGACCTGTTTGCCACACTGGCAGGTGGTCAGACATTCACAAAGTTGGATATGAGTCATGCTTACCAGCAGTTGCTGCTGGATGAGGAATCAAAAAAATATGtgacaataaacacacacaagggGCTGTTCAAGTACAACCGCCTGGTGTTTGGCGTTGCATCCAGTCCGGCTATCTTTCAACGCACCATGGACAATCTTCTGCAAAACATTCCTGGTGTTGCTGTGTACTTGGATGACATTTTAGTTACAGGTAAAACAGAAGAGGAGCATCTGCGTAACCTTGAGCAGGTGTTGAAGAAGCTCTCAGAAGCAGGGTTGCGTTTGAAGCGCAGTAAGTGTGTTTTCCAAGCCCCTAGCGTGACATACCTGGGTCATCGCATCTCTGCTCAGGGCCTGTCCCCGCTGGAAGAGAAAGTGAGGGCAGTAAAGGAAGCCCCGAGTCCAAAGAATGTAGCTGAACTAAGATCATTCTTGGGCTTAGTGAACTATTATGGGAAGTTTTTGCCTGACCTCTCCAGCATGCTTGCTCCCCTGTATGGGCTACTGCACAAAGACAGTCAGTGGAGGTGGTCCCAAGCACAGGAGAAGGCCTTCAGACGGGTAAAAGAACTGTTACAGTCGGCACCGCTCCTGGTGCATTTTGATCCGGAGAAGGAGGTGGTCCTGTCCTGCGATGCCTCCCCGTATGGCATAGGAGCTGTTCTTTCACATCGCATGGAAGAGGGGGAAGAGAAACCGGTCGGATATGCGTCACGCACgctcacagcagcagaaaagggCTATTCACAGCTTGAGAAGGAAGGCTTAGCAATAGTTTTTGCTGTGAAACGATTTCATCAGTACCTGTATGGCCGCCCATTTACTGTTGTTACAGACCATAAGCCCCTCCTGAGTCTCTTTAGTGAAACAAAAGGCATCCCACCCATGGCTTCAGCCCGGGTTCAGCGCTGGGCATTAACACTGTCGGCATACCAGTATCGCATTGTTTATAAGGCGGGACCTGAGAATGCGAATGCAGATGCTTTCAGCCGCCTCCCCCTCCCGGAGGTCCCCGACCAGTCGAGTATGCCCCCAgaaactgtgtttttgctgGACAGGCTGGCGAACTCTCCGGTCTGTGCTAAAAACATCAAAGCATGGACTGAACGGGATCCAGAGTTATCTCAGGTTAAACAGTGGCTGCTGCAGGGCTGGCCAGCAACAGTGGAGCAGGATCAGCTCAAACCGTATGCCAAGCGTCAGCAGGAGCTCGGTGTTCAAGATGGCTGCATCCTGTGGGGTTCCAGAGTCATTGTTCCGCCTCCAGGTCGGTCACAGATTATTGAAGTGTTGCATGAGGCTCATCCAGGGATTTCTCGAATGAAAAGTCTGGCAAGGTCATTCGTGTGGTGGCCGGGAATGGACAGTGCTTTGGAAGACAAGGTAAAAGCCTGTTCTCAATGTCAGTCAAACCAAAAAATGCCACCACCTGCCCCACTCCACCCATGGGAGTGGCCTGGCCGTCCATGGTCCAGGCTTCATCTAGATTTTGCCGGCCCCTTTTTGGGCCACATGTTCCTGGTGTTGGTGGATGCGCATTCAAAATGGCTGGATGCCCACATAACGCCAACCATCACAGCCCCAGTCGTTACAGACACACTCCGGAGAATCTTTGCAACACATGGATTACCTGAGGCAGTGGTCACGGACAATGGGCCCACGTTCACAAGTGGGGTTTTCCAAGAATTTATGGAGAGAAATGGGATCCGACATATCCGCACTGCACCCTACCACCCTGCCTCCAATGGCTTAGCGGAGCGCGCCGTGGAGACACTGAAAGACGGTCTGAAAAAAATGCCAGGTCTTTCAATAGAAAAGAGGCTCTGCCGTTTCCTGTTTCAGTATCGCATCACGCCTCATACCACCACAGGCTTGTCCCCAGCGGAGTTGCTGATGGGGAGGAAGCCCAGATCTCATCTGGATCTTCTTCGCCCAGATGTGGGAGCCAGGGTCACCCAGTCACAAAGTGGGCAGAAGGTGAGACATGATCTACATGCCAGAGGCTGTGTTTTCAAGCATGGAGACTGTGTGTATATCAAAAACTTTACAGGTGGTTCACAGTGGCTGCCTGGCATCATTCACCACAGTTCGGGACCAGTATCTTTTGTGGTGGAGTTGTTGGATGGCAGACGAGTTCGCAGGCACAAGGATCATGTGAGAGCCCGCACGGACGGAGCTGGGAAGAGGGCTCAGAGTGGTTTGCACGCACATGGTGGAAACGGGGCTGTGGACATTGTGGGGCCTCAGAGTGGTTCACCCGGAGGGGAAGTCATGTCAGCAGCCCCTGAGATCGGGATTGGTTCTTCAGTATCACCAGAAGGGCTGGTGGAGCAATCTAAGTCACCTGAGCCGAACCCAGCCACAGGAGCTCAGCAGGCTCCTAGCCTGGAGAACCCAGCAGCAGGACTGAGAAGGTCAAAGAGGCAGCACAAGCCCCCTGATAGACTGAATTGTTAA